From Rhodopseudomonas palustris:
CGCGATCGCCGCCATCGTCACCGTACTGCTCGCATTCGCGGTGATCTTCGCACTCGGAAGCCTGATCGCGACGCAGCTGTCGCGGCTGGCCGGCGATCTGCCGCAATATCAGTCGACGATCCAGTCCAAGATCACCTCGCTGCGCGGCGTCACCGGCGGCTCCACGACGCTGGAGCGGGCCGGCGGCATGTTGCAGGATCTCAGCAAGGAGCTCAACAAGCCGACCAATGCTCCCCCGCCGTCGCTGACCAATCCGCCGCCGAACACCTTGTCGTCGCGGCCCGTCACGCCCGTCCCGGTCGAAGTGCTGCAGCCCGATCCCGGGACCCTGGCCAATCTGCGCTCGCTGATCGCCCCGCTGGTGTCGCCGCTCGCCACCACCGGCATCATCGTGATCTTCGTTATCTTCATTCTTCTGCAGCGGGAGGATCTGCGCAACCGGCTGATCCGTCTCGCCGGCGCGCATGATCTGCAGCGCACCACCGCGGCGCTCGACGATGCGGCCAGCCGGCTCAGCCGACTGTTTCTCAATCAGTTGCTGATCAATTCCGGGTTCGGCGTCCTGATCGGCATCGGACTTTGGATCATCGGCGTTCCGAGCCCCACGCTGTGGGGCATTCTGGCCGCAGTGCTTCGCTTCGTGCCGTATATCGGATCGATTATCGCCGCGGCCTTCCCACTGACACTGGCGGTCGCGGTCGATCCCGGCTGGTCGATGCTGGTGTGGACGGCGCTGCTGTTCTTCGTGATCGAGCCTGCGATCGCCCATGCGATCGAACCGATGGTGTATGGCCGCAGCACCGGGCTGTCGCCGGTCGCCGTGGTGATCTCGGCGACCTTCTGGACCGCGCTGTGGGGGCCGATCGGCCTCGTGCTCGCGACGCCGCTGACGGTTTGTCTTGTGGTGCTGGGGCGGCATGTCGAGCGCCTTGCGTTCCTCGACGTGATGTTCGGGGATCGGCCCGCGCTGTCGCCGCCGGAGATCTTCTACCAGCGGATGCTGGCGGGAGATCCCACCGAAGCCGCCGAGAAGGCCGAGCAGTTCCTGAAGGAGCGCTCGCTGTCGTCCTACTACGACGACGTCGCCCTGAAGGGCCTGCAACTTGCCCAGGCCGACCTCGACCGCGACGCCCTCGACCTGGTGCGGCTGACCAGGATCAAGGAGACGGTGCAGGAGTTTACTGACGACCTCACCGACGAGGTCGATCAGGAGCCGGACGGCGAACAGACCACCACCGACACCGAGGCGGCAGCCGCGGTGGAGGAGACGTCGGGCGACAGCGCCGGCGACGACATCCCGATGCTGAAGCCGAGCGATCTGAAGCAGGAATGGCAGGGCGAAGCGCCCGTGCTGTGCATCGGCGGGCGCAGCCAGCTGGACGAGGCCGCGGCGCTGATGCTGGCCCACCTCTGCCGCGTCCACGGCATCGGCGCCCGGGTCGAGCCGTCCAGCGCGCTGTCGACCAAGAACATTTTCGGCCTCGACGTGTCGAACGTCGCTCTGATCTGCCTGTCGTATCTGGAGGCGTCGAACACCGCCCATATCCGCTATGCCGTGCGCCGTCTGCGCCGCAAGGCGCCGCATGCGAAGATCATCGTGGCGCTGTGGTCGGCGGAAGACCCGAAGATTGCCGACACCAACGAGTCGGCGAAGGCGGATGCGACCATTCTGACGCTGCGGGACGCCGTGAAGTTCTGCGTCGAGGAGGCGCACGCCGCACCGCCGCCGCCGCAGACGATCGAAGTGCCTGCGCGCGCGGTCGTCTGAGCGGTCGCCCCGATGCCGTCATTCACGCCAAGCATCGTCATTCCGGACGCCGTGGAGCGGCGATCCGGAAGCTCGAAGTTGTCTGACGTTTTTCG
This genomic window contains:
- a CDS encoding AI-2E family transporter — protein: MKLGKTQSLRDVAGLVGACAVTILAVIIISALYVGREVFVPVALAILLSFVLARPVNLLQSWHVPRAIAAIVTVLLAFAVIFALGSLIATQLSRLAGDLPQYQSTIQSKITSLRGVTGGSTTLERAGGMLQDLSKELNKPTNAPPPSLTNPPPNTLSSRPVTPVPVEVLQPDPGTLANLRSLIAPLVSPLATTGIIVIFVIFILLQREDLRNRLIRLAGAHDLQRTTAALDDAASRLSRLFLNQLLINSGFGVLIGIGLWIIGVPSPTLWGILAAVLRFVPYIGSIIAAAFPLTLAVAVDPGWSMLVWTALLFFVIEPAIAHAIEPMVYGRSTGLSPVAVVISATFWTALWGPIGLVLATPLTVCLVVLGRHVERLAFLDVMFGDRPALSPPEIFYQRMLAGDPTEAAEKAEQFLKERSLSSYYDDVALKGLQLAQADLDRDALDLVRLTRIKETVQEFTDDLTDEVDQEPDGEQTTTDTEAAAAVEETSGDSAGDDIPMLKPSDLKQEWQGEAPVLCIGGRSQLDEAAALMLAHLCRVHGIGARVEPSSALSTKNIFGLDVSNVALICLSYLEASNTAHIRYAVRRLRRKAPHAKIIVALWSAEDPKIADTNESAKADATILTLRDAVKFCVEEAHAAPPPPQTIEVPARAVV